A stretch of the Elephas maximus indicus isolate mEleMax1 chromosome 3, mEleMax1 primary haplotype, whole genome shotgun sequence genome encodes the following:
- the LOC126073631 gene encoding late cornified envelope protein 2A-like, with protein MSCQQSQQQCQPLPKCPPKCPPKCPTPKCPPKCPPKCPPVSPCCSGSSGASSCCLSHHHRPHLFHRHRHQSPDCCECEPSGGSGCCSDSGGCC; from the coding sequence ATGTCCTGCCAGCAGAGCCAGCAACAGTGCCAGCCCCTTCCCAAATGCCCCCCCAAGTGCCCTCCCAAGTGTCCCACACCCAAGTGCCCCCCAAAGTGTCCCCCAAAGtgccctccagtctctccctgcTGCAGTGGTAGCTCTGGGGCTAGCAGCTGCTGCCTGAGCCACCACCACAGGCCTCATCTCTTCCACCGGCACAGGCACCAGAGCCCTGACTGCTGTGAGTGTGAGCCCTCTGGGGGTTCTGGCTGCTGCTCTGACTCTGGAGGTTGCTGCTGA
- the LOC126073636 gene encoding late cornified envelope protein 2A-like encodes MSCQQSQQQCQPLPKCPPKCPTPKCPPKCPPKCPPVSPCCSVSSGAGSCCLSHHHRPHLFHRHRHQSPDCCECEPSGGSGCCSDSGGCC; translated from the coding sequence ATGTCCTGCCAGCAGAGCCAGCAACAGTGTCAGCCCCTTCCCAAATGCCCCCCCAAGTGTCCCACGCCCAAGTGCCCCCCAAAGTGTCCCCCAAAGtgccctccagtctctccctgcTGCAGTGTTAGCTCTGGGGCTGGCAGCTGCTGCCTGAGCCACCACCACAGGCCTCATCTCTTCCACCGGCACAGGCACCAGAGCCCTGACTGCTGTGAGTGTGAGCCCTCTGGGGGTTCTGGCTGCTGCTCTGACTCTGGAGGTTGCTGCTGA
- the LOC126073630 gene encoding late cornified envelope protein 2A-like, with product MSCQQSQQQCQPLPKCPPKCPPKCPTPKCPPKCPPKCPPVSPCCSGSSGAGSCCLSHHHRPHLFHRHRHQSPDCCECEPSGGSGCCSDSGGCC from the coding sequence ATGTCCTGCCAGCAGAGCCAGCAACAGTGCCAGCCCCTTCCCAAATGCCCCCCCAAGTGCCCTCCCAAGTGTCCCACACCCAAGTGCCCCCCAAAGTGTCCCCCAAAGtgccctccagtctctccctgcTGCAGTGGTAGCTCTGGGGCTGGCAGCTGCTGCCTGAGCCACCACCACAGGCCTCATCTCTTCCACCGGCACAGGCACCAGAGCCCTGACTGCTGTGAGTGTGAGCCCTCCGGTGGCTCTGGCTGCTGCTCTGACTCTGGAGGTTGCTGCTGA